One part of the Microcoleus sp. FACHB-672 genome encodes these proteins:
- a CDS encoding pentapeptide repeat-containing protein codes for MAGNPAHVKRLLETKQCQGGDLRDANLSRFNLSGADLSGAKLMFANLNNAKLSKANLSGADLSFANLVAADLVSADLSGLDAKGINLFESHLNSANLSGADLRVANLVNCDLSDANLSGSDMGGANLIGTQMTRANLSGANLGGTNMGKANLVAANLLNANLSDARLVEVDLSDANLSGANLSSANLLNANLSGANLSGANLNGANLANAKLDGAIGLESDSPNIRRPNVETTASAPPVGMSYLSLPHAGPYYSDSPGSAGKPRFGTP; via the coding sequence ATGGCTGGGAATCCCGCACACGTCAAACGGTTGCTAGAAACGAAACAATGTCAGGGAGGCGATCTCAGGGATGCCAACCTGAGCCGGTTCAATCTCAGTGGTGCCGACCTCAGCGGTGCCAAGTTGATGTTTGCCAATCTCAATAATGCCAAGCTCAGCAAGGCCAATTTGAGTGGTGCCGATTTAAGTTTTGCTAACTTGGTGGCTGCCGATCTCGTGAGTGCTGATTTAAGCGGTTTAGACGCCAAGGGAATTAATCTGTTTGAGTCTCATCTCAACAGTGCCAACCTCAGCGGTGCTGACTTAAGAGTGGCAAATCTGGTTAACTGCGATCTCAGTGATGCCAACTTAAGCGGATCAGATATGGGAGGGGCGAATTTAATCGGCACCCAGATGACGAGAGCCAACCTAAGTGGGGCAAACTTGGGAGGGACAAATATGGGGAAAGCGAATTTAGTTGCAGCGAACTTGCTAAATGCCAACCTCAGTGATGCGCGGTTAGTGGAAGTTGATCTGAGTGATGCTAACCTCAGCGGTGCTAACTTGAGTAGCGCCAACCTGTTGAATGCCAACCTCAGCGGCGCAAATCTTAGTGGTGCCAATTTGAATGGTGCAAACTTGGCAAATGCAAAGCTGGACGGTGCAATTGGACTTGAGAGCGACAGCCCAAATATAAGGCGACCAAATGTGGAGACAACAGCAAGTGCGCCGCCGGTGGGAATGTCTTACTTGAGTTTGCCTCATGCAGGGCCGTATTATTCTGATTCCCCAGGTTCTGCCGGCAAGCCACGCTTCGGTACGCCCTAG
- the chrA gene encoding chromate efflux transporter, giving the protein MDSSAPHRLTQLAKVFFKLGAIGFGGPAAHIAMMEDEVVHRHKWLTREQFLDLVGATNLIPGPNSTEMAIHVGYIYAGWLGLIVAGICFIGPAVVITGAFAWAYVVFGQLPQVSPLLYGIKPAVLAIILGAIWKLGKTAVKNRKLLLIAVAVTVALFLGLNEVIALLLGGLLGMLWLRLSQGHNDGTGTGFNGWLIGVSFHPLLSQISTASPLASPTAPTLWQLGLFFLKVGSVLFGSGYVLIAFLEEGLVGQGWLTQQQLLDAIAIGQFTPGPVSSTATFIGYVIAGWPGAVVATLGIFLPSFLFVAALNPLLPRLRSSPWASAFLDAVNVSAIALMAAVTVQLARGILIVSTGTQLNIDWSALFIAIIAAVAAIRFRLTTIWLVLGGALMGWLANFILSN; this is encoded by the coding sequence ATGGATTCTTCAGCCCCACACCGGCTGACTCAATTAGCCAAAGTGTTCTTCAAGCTCGGCGCAATCGGATTTGGTGGCCCTGCGGCTCACATCGCCATGATGGAGGATGAGGTTGTCCACCGGCACAAGTGGCTGACGCGAGAGCAATTTCTCGATCTTGTCGGTGCAACAAACTTGATTCCCGGCCCGAACTCTACAGAAATGGCGATTCATGTGGGATACATCTACGCCGGCTGGTTGGGGTTAATTGTCGCCGGCATCTGTTTTATCGGGCCGGCAGTTGTGATCACCGGCGCATTTGCCTGGGCTTATGTCGTGTTTGGCCAACTGCCGCAAGTCTCGCCTTTGCTCTATGGCATCAAGCCGGCAGTCCTCGCCATCATCTTGGGCGCTATCTGGAAACTGGGAAAAACCGCTGTTAAAAACCGCAAACTCCTGCTGATCGCGGTTGCAGTTACGGTTGCCTTATTTTTAGGGCTAAATGAGGTGATTGCCCTGTTACTCGGAGGCTTACTGGGAATGCTTTGGCTGCGTTTATCCCAAGGACACAACGACGGAACCGGCACGGGATTTAACGGATGGCTGATTGGCGTTTCCTTCCATCCTTTACTCTCCCAAATTTCTACCGCTTCCCCGCTTGCCTCGCCTACTGCCCCGACTTTGTGGCAACTTGGATTATTTTTCCTAAAAGTCGGCTCAGTTTTATTTGGCAGCGGCTATGTGCTGATAGCCTTTCTAGAAGAGGGATTAGTCGGGCAAGGCTGGCTAACTCAACAGCAGCTACTGGATGCCATTGCTATTGGCCAATTCACACCAGGGCCGGTGTCATCAACCGCTACATTTATTGGTTATGTGATTGCCGGCTGGCCTGGAGCCGTGGTGGCCACACTGGGCATTTTCCTGCCTTCGTTTCTGTTTGTTGCTGCATTAAACCCCTTGCTCCCGCGTCTACGTTCCAGTCCTTGGGCTTCAGCATTTTTAGATGCGGTGAATGTTAGTGCTATCGCCCTGATGGCGGCAGTGACTGTGCAACTCGCCAGAGGCATCCTGATCGTCTCAACCGGCACTCAACTCAACATTGATTGGTCGGCACTCTTCATTGCAATCATTGCTGCCGTTGCTGCCATTCGCTTTCGCCTCACCACCATCTGGCTAGTCTTAGGGGGCGCATTGATGGGCTGGCTTGCCAATTTTATCTTGAGCAACTGA
- a CDS encoding potassium channel family protein, whose translation MSQEIKSRVYKILESSDSEDWLSRFDDISVTVLVILDVTDFVLATSQEIYSKYEVFLSNIELIAVIYFTILYILQLWSCTADARYSHRFWGRLQYAVSPLVVIDLMAIIPFFLRVMFPHVQLIESTEILRLLRLLKLIRYSASLQTILKVINGKKDELIMTVVAVIILLIFASSIMFLVENEAQPEAFPSISAAMWWAVVTLTTVGYGDIYPVTPVGKLFGAALAFIGIGLFALPAGIIASGFSEEIQKRKRPELDAQPWTTEQQQAMTTHIEQSAELMKFCIETAKKKFGDSFENEEVIRDLAISLYKEAVGKFKIF comes from the coding sequence ATGAGTCAAGAAATTAAGAGTAGAGTTTATAAAATTTTAGAATCATCCGATTCTGAGGACTGGCTGAGCCGGTTCGATGATATTAGCGTAACTGTGCTAGTAATTTTAGATGTGACTGATTTTGTTTTGGCGACTTCTCAAGAAATTTACTCCAAGTATGAGGTATTTTTATCAAATATTGAATTAATTGCCGTTATCTATTTTACAATTTTGTATATTTTGCAGCTTTGGTCATGCACAGCAGATGCTAGATACTCACATCGTTTTTGGGGAAGATTGCAATATGCCGTGAGTCCTTTAGTAGTAATCGACTTAATGGCGATTATTCCTTTTTTCTTGCGCGTGATGTTTCCCCATGTGCAATTAATCGAATCAACAGAAATTTTGCGATTGTTGCGATTATTAAAATTAATTAGATATTCAGCCTCTCTACAAACTATTTTAAAAGTTATCAACGGCAAAAAAGACGAATTAATTATGACGGTTGTGGCGGTAATTATTTTGTTAATATTTGCATCTAGTATCATGTTTCTGGTAGAAAATGAAGCGCAACCAGAAGCATTTCCCAGCATTTCAGCGGCGATGTGGTGGGCAGTGGTGACATTAACAACGGTGGGGTATGGAGATATTTACCCGGTGACGCCGGTGGGAAAATTATTTGGTGCAGCACTTGCTTTTATTGGAATTGGATTGTTTGCGCTGCCGGCAGGGATTATTGCTTCAGGGTTTTCTGAAGAAATTCAAAAAAGAAAGCGTCCTGAACTTGATGCACAACCGTGGACAACCGAACAGCAACAGGCAATGACAACCCATATTGAACAATCAGCAGAGTTGATGAAATTCTGCATAGAGACAGCGAAGAAAAAGTTTGGCGATAGTTTTGAGAATGAAGAAGTTATCCGAGACTTAGCTATTTCCCTGTATAAGGAAGCGGTGGGTAAGTTTAAGATTTTTTGA
- a CDS encoding VIT domain-containing protein, which translates to MSQFTPQKKPTANFDGCYCLNPNCQHPQNFSSDEICNSCGAQLLLQGQYRAIEPIGAGGFGRTFLAVDELQPAQKRCAIKQFFPQQTGNTQKASELFREEAQRLKQLGNYPQIPQMLGYFERNGHQYLVQEWIAGCNLAQELAEEGSFNETKIRQLLNDLLPVLGFVHNHQIIHRDIKPENIIRRQADSKLVLVDFGAAKLATETALAKTGTMIGSAAYTAPEQTKGKAIFASDIYSLGVTCIHLMTQVAPFDLFDSGEDRWVWRDYLRKPVSPQLGKVLDKMLQSATKRRYESTTEILTDLNATPSALSKTKNKVLLGGTVIVVGWTAGMNLLNTLFPPQPTYYNSPVSQEYNVPVKPIAPPQSAGLFTADNQQKTFPLQHTEVKAKISGNVSRVEVTQTFANPYKEPLEAIYTFPLPDEAAVDDMEIRVGNRVIRGLIKKREEAKQIYRQAKQQGKTAGLLEQERDNIFTQSLANIKPGEKIDVTIRYTESLKFEGGDYEFVFPMVVGPRYIPGNSVADAAKLNPPISATRSGQDINVTVDIDAGVPITEVRSPSHQMAIQRAGSTMEVKLAGEKTIPNKDLILRYKVAGASTQATVLTQSDEKGGHFATYLIPAVKYDPNQIVPKDVVFLMDTSGSQAGAAIQQSQELMRQFINGLNPEDTFTIIDFASTTTQLSSNPLPNTPSNRQKAIAYVNGLSANGGSELMNGMNKVLDFPPAPKGRLRSVVLLTDGLIGNDFQVIAEVQKRLKAGNRLYSFGVGSSTNRFLINRLAELGRGTAEIVPPHESGKAVAQKFFREINNPVLTNIEITWVGSGKPAEIYPLKAADLFASQPLVLFGRKQDRKNGQIRITGTIAGGQRYEKILNVNFDQVSGNSAISQLWGRARIKDLMNQMYGAENLAGVKAVTDTALAYRLLSQYTAFVAVSEEVRVDSKNPKRQEVVPVVIPKRMNKQLSSGSLPANADVPEPSQVLGMAAGFLLLGIGYSRKRRRSKFPVD; encoded by the coding sequence ATGAGTCAATTCACTCCTCAAAAAAAACCCACCGCCAACTTCGATGGGTGCTACTGCCTCAATCCCAACTGTCAACATCCGCAAAACTTTTCCTCTGACGAAATTTGTAACAGTTGCGGCGCTCAATTACTGCTGCAAGGGCAATATCGGGCAATTGAACCTATCGGTGCTGGGGGATTTGGGCGCACTTTTCTGGCTGTGGATGAATTGCAGCCGGCACAAAAGCGATGCGCGATCAAGCAGTTTTTTCCTCAGCAAACCGGCAATACTCAGAAAGCTTCAGAACTCTTTCGTGAAGAAGCACAGCGACTCAAACAACTGGGTAACTATCCGCAAATTCCGCAAATGTTGGGGTATTTTGAGCGAAACGGGCATCAGTATCTTGTGCAGGAGTGGATTGCCGGTTGCAATTTGGCGCAAGAATTAGCAGAGGAAGGATCTTTTAACGAAACTAAAATTCGTCAACTGTTAAATGATTTGCTGCCGGTGTTGGGGTTTGTTCACAATCACCAAATTATTCACCGAGATATAAAGCCAGAAAATATTATTCGCCGACAGGCAGATAGCAAGCTGGTTTTAGTTGATTTTGGGGCGGCAAAATTGGCTACGGAGACGGCTTTGGCGAAAACCGGCACGATGATCGGTTCTGCTGCCTACACAGCGCCAGAACAAACCAAAGGCAAGGCAATTTTTGCTAGTGATATCTACAGCTTGGGTGTCACTTGCATCCACTTAATGACTCAAGTTGCACCCTTTGATTTGTTTGATAGTGGAGAAGATCGTTGGGTTTGGCGAGATTATTTGAGGAAGCCGGTGAGTCCTCAGTTAGGGAAAGTTCTTGACAAAATGCTGCAAAGTGCAACGAAGCGGCGCTACGAATCAACGACTGAAATTCTCACCGATTTAAATGCTACCCCCTCAGCGCTGTCAAAGACAAAGAATAAGGTGCTGCTAGGGGGTACGGTTATCGTCGTGGGATGGACTGCCGGCATGAATCTATTGAATACATTATTCCCGCCGCAGCCAACTTATTACAATAGCCCAGTATCGCAAGAATATAACGTGCCGGTGAAGCCAATAGCACCTCCACAGTCGGCAGGCTTATTTACTGCGGATAATCAGCAAAAAACATTTCCCTTGCAACACACAGAAGTGAAAGCCAAAATTTCTGGCAATGTGTCGCGCGTTGAAGTGACGCAGACATTTGCTAATCCCTACAAAGAACCTTTAGAAGCGATTTATACCTTTCCCCTGCCAGATGAGGCGGCGGTGGATGATATGGAAATTCGGGTGGGAAATCGCGTGATTCGTGGCTTAATTAAAAAGCGCGAAGAAGCCAAGCAAATTTATCGGCAAGCGAAACAGCAGGGAAAAACTGCAGGCTTGCTTGAACAAGAACGGGATAATATTTTTACCCAATCTTTGGCGAATATTAAACCCGGTGAAAAAATTGATGTTACGATTCGCTACACCGAAAGTTTAAAGTTTGAGGGAGGCGACTATGAATTTGTCTTCCCAATGGTAGTAGGGCCGCGTTATATTCCTGGAAACAGTGTAGCAGATGCCGCGAAACTGAATCCACCGATTTCTGCAACTCGTTCTGGGCAAGATATTAATGTCACAGTGGATATTGATGCCGGCGTTCCAATTACTGAAGTACGTTCACCTTCCCATCAAATGGCGATTCAACGTGCCGGTTCAACGATGGAGGTGAAACTTGCTGGGGAAAAGACGATTCCCAATAAAGATTTGATTCTGCGTTACAAAGTTGCCGGTGCTTCCACTCAGGCGACGGTATTAACTCAATCGGATGAAAAAGGCGGTCATTTTGCAACTTATTTAATTCCAGCCGTGAAGTACGATCCGAATCAGATTGTGCCTAAAGATGTTGTGTTCTTGATGGATACATCTGGATCTCAAGCGGGTGCGGCTATTCAGCAATCTCAGGAATTGATGCGGCAGTTTATTAATGGTCTCAATCCTGAAGACACGTTTACGATTATAGATTTTGCCAGTACCACAACGCAACTGTCCTCTAACCCTTTACCAAATACGCCGTCAAACCGTCAGAAAGCAATTGCTTATGTTAATGGTTTGAGTGCAAATGGTGGCAGTGAGTTAATGAATGGAATGAATAAGGTTCTAGATTTTCCACCGGCACCTAAAGGACGCTTGCGAAGCGTGGTTTTGTTGACAGACGGATTGATTGGCAATGACTTTCAAGTAATTGCAGAAGTTCAGAAGCGACTAAAAGCTGGAAACCGGCTGTACAGTTTTGGTGTAGGTTCTTCAACGAATCGGTTTTTAATTAACCGGCTGGCAGAGTTGGGACGAGGAACGGCTGAAATTGTGCCTCCCCATGAATCTGGCAAGGCTGTCGCACAGAAGTTTTTCCGAGAAATTAACAATCCGGTTTTAACAAATATTGAAATAACTTGGGTCGGTTCTGGGAAGCCGGCAGAAATTTATCCCCTCAAGGCAGCAGATTTATTTGCAAGTCAACCTTTAGTCTTATTTGGGCGTAAACAAGACCGCAAAAATGGGCAAATTCGCATCACCGGCACTATCGCAGGAGGTCAGCGTTATGAGAAGATTCTCAATGTGAATTTCGATCAAGTGAGTGGCAATTCTGCAATTTCACAACTGTGGGGAAGGGCACGAATTAAAGATTTAATGAATCAAATGTATGGCGCTGAAAATCTTGCCGGTGTTAAGGCAGTTACGGATACTGCACTTGCCTATCGGTTGCTATCTCAATACACAGCATTTGTCGCGGTGTCTGAAGAGGTGCGAGTTGATTCCAAGAATCCTAAACGGCAAGAGGTTGTGCCGGTTGTAATTCCGAAAAGGATGAACAAACAATTAAGTTCGGGTTCATTGCCGGCAAATGCGGATGTGCCGGAACCCAGCCAAGTTTTGGGTATGGCGGCGGGATTTCTTTTGTTAGGAATTGGTTATTCTCGGAAGCGTCGTCGGAGTAAATTTCCTGTTGATTAA